One Pararhizobium sp. IMCC3301 DNA segment encodes these proteins:
- a CDS encoding alkene reductase: MQSTHSNVKHAALFETGKAGGIVADNRIIMAPLTRSRAQQPGDVPNALNATYYGQRASAGFIITEATQISREGKGYAWTPGIYTPEQVVGWKLVTNEVHNNGGKIVLQLWHVGRISHPVFQKDEGKPVAPSAIRPDGEAFVADYHPDGPVVPFVEPRALETSEIPRLLQDYVHAARCAKDAGFDGVEIHAANGYLLDQFLQSSTNQRDDAYGGSTENRMRLLGEVVDAVLSVWPADKVGVRLSPLGGMNDVSDDNPAELFAAVASNLSRRGLAYLHIVRATHQVDGKEQVRDESVQIIADMQKAFDGAMLVCGGFSPQEAASWVADQKCDFAVFGKLFLANPDLPKRISQDGPYNTVRPSTFYGGGSEGYTDYPKLSDEERRKAA, translated from the coding sequence GTGCAGAGTACCCATTCCAACGTTAAACACGCAGCATTGTTCGAAACCGGCAAGGCCGGTGGCATTGTAGCCGATAACCGCATCATCATGGCACCGCTGACACGCTCGCGGGCGCAACAGCCAGGCGATGTGCCCAATGCGTTGAACGCCACCTATTACGGCCAGCGCGCCAGTGCCGGTTTCATCATCACCGAGGCCACGCAGATTTCCCGCGAGGGCAAGGGCTATGCCTGGACCCCCGGCATCTACACGCCGGAACAGGTTGTCGGCTGGAAACTGGTCACCAATGAGGTGCACAACAATGGCGGCAAGATTGTCCTGCAGCTCTGGCATGTCGGGCGCATTTCGCATCCGGTGTTTCAGAAGGATGAAGGCAAGCCGGTTGCGCCAAGCGCGATCAGGCCGGATGGTGAGGCCTTTGTCGCCGACTATCACCCGGACGGGCCGGTGGTGCCGTTTGTCGAGCCGCGCGCGCTTGAGACCAGCGAGATCCCGCGCCTGCTGCAGGATTATGTCCATGCTGCGCGATGCGCCAAGGATGCCGGATTTGACGGGGTCGAGATTCATGCGGCCAATGGCTATCTGCTCGACCAGTTTCTGCAATCCTCGACCAATCAGCGCGATGATGCCTATGGCGGCAGCACGGAAAACCGGATGCGGCTGCTCGGCGAAGTAGTCGATGCGGTGCTGAGTGTGTGGCCTGCCGACAAGGTTGGCGTGCGCCTGTCGCCGCTGGGCGGCATGAATGATGTTTCAGACGACAACCCAGCCGAGCTGTTCGCGGCGGTGGCAAGCAACCTCTCCCGTCGCGGCCTTGCCTATCTGCACATCGTGCGGGCCACCCATCAAGTGGATGGCAAAGAGCAGGTGCGCGATGAATCGGTTCAGATCATCGCCGATATGCAAAAGGCATTTGACGGCGCGATGCTGGTCTGTGGCGGATTTTCACCGCAAGAAGCCGCCAGCTGGGTGGCAGATCAGAAATGCGATTTCGCGGTGTTCGGCAAGCTGTTTCTGGCCAACCCGGATCTGCCGAAGCGTATTTCCCAGGACGGGCCCTATAACACGGTAAGGCCGAGCACATTCTATGGCGGCGGCTCTGAGGGCTATACGGATTATCCCAAGCTCTCCGACGAAGAGCGGCGCAAGGCCGCCTGA
- a CDS encoding FAD-binding oxidoreductase, with amino-acid sequence MSRTVKIVAIEPVTHDVDRYVMEKPKGYEFSPGQATEVAINKPDWADEKRPFTFTSLPGWDRLEFTIKHYSDHDGVTNALRSLQAGDELLIGEPWGTIEYKGPGTFIAGGAGVTPFIAILRSLEAQGKIAGHRLIFANKTEADIIHRAEFDAMAGLETVYVLSNEEKDGFEHGHVDKDLLKRHIDDLSQQIYLCGPRPMQTAVKSDLNDLGADPDALVFEK; translated from the coding sequence ATGTCCCGGACTGTGAAAATTGTTGCCATCGAACCGGTTACCCATGATGTCGACCGTTATGTCATGGAAAAGCCGAAGGGCTATGAATTTTCGCCGGGTCAGGCCACCGAAGTGGCGATCAACAAGCCGGACTGGGCTGATGAAAAACGGCCCTTCACCTTTACCTCCCTGCCCGGTTGGGACCGGCTGGAATTCACCATCAAGCATTATAGCGATCATGATGGCGTGACCAACGCATTGCGCAGCCTGCAGGCGGGCGATGAATTGCTGATCGGCGAGCCGTGGGGCACGATTGAATATAAGGGGCCGGGCACATTTATTGCCGGGGGTGCTGGCGTAACGCCGTTCATTGCGATTTTGCGCAGCCTTGAAGCGCAGGGCAAAATTGCCGGGCACCGGCTGATCTTTGCCAATAAAACCGAAGCGGACATTATCCACCGCGCTGAATTCGACGCCATGGCGGGGCTGGAAACGGTCTATGTCCTCAGCAATGAGGAAAAGGACGGTTTTGAACACGGCCATGTCGACAAGGACCTGCTGAAACGCCATATCGACGATCTGTCGCAGCAAATTTATCTGTGCGGCCCAAGGCCGATGCAGACAGCCGTAAAAAGCGATTTGAACGATTTGGGGGCCGATCCGGATGCCCTTGTATTCGAGAAATAA
- a CDS encoding flavodoxin domain-containing protein — protein MNFLVIFETVEGQTRKIADFAVQQISAAGHGVRLFNTQDSLATLSFDGIDGVVLAAPVHERRHPKNFEVLVAASLDELQARPTLLLSVSLKAAFPECIEEAQDYLTEMKLRTGFTPDREGLVAGAVRADSYSYFESQIVQMVVLIGRDVELVDGVREFTDWDALGAEIRGFFKMRAPADD, from the coding sequence TTGAATTTTCTTGTTATTTTTGAGACAGTTGAAGGCCAAACGCGCAAGATTGCCGACTTCGCCGTGCAGCAGATAAGCGCCGCCGGCCATGGGGTGCGGCTGTTCAACACACAAGACAGTTTGGCAACTTTGTCGTTTGACGGCATCGACGGAGTCGTGTTGGCAGCACCGGTGCATGAACGCCGCCACCCGAAGAATTTTGAAGTTTTGGTCGCTGCAAGCCTTGATGAATTGCAGGCACGCCCAACGCTGCTGCTCTCGGTCAGCCTCAAGGCGGCCTTTCCCGAATGTATCGAAGAAGCCCAGGATTACCTGACCGAAATGAAACTGCGAACAGGGTTTACCCCCGACAGAGAGGGTCTGGTTGCCGGCGCTGTCCGCGCCGACAGCTACAGCTATTTTGAAAGCCAGATTGTGCAGATGGTGGTGTTGATCGGGCGCGATGTCGAACTGGTAGATGGCGTGCGCGAATTCACCGATTGGGATGCCCTTGGCGCTGAGATACGGGGGTTTTTTAAGATGCGCGCGCCGGCTGACGACTGA
- a CDS encoding DNA cytosine methyltransferase, with protein sequence MKSLELFSGVGGMALGLEAAGFKHLDLVESDEFCVATLNRNIRKGLLLSNGMAASCVDIHDYDFRPLEDQLWLLSGGPPCQPFSLGGSHRAALDPRNMFPQALRAVREARPKAFLFENVPGLLRPRFRNYFEYLRLCLSFPEISELVGETWEEHHRRLERYQTSSVGSGCGYRVISQLINVADFGVPQRRSRVFLVGIRDDLKIGWSFPSPTHSHAALNIHKLSGEYYDRHRIKPPEMDANQLIRQENKFLDPELLPWVTLRDALSDLPDPEMPGENNHIEGHEFKPGARIYKGHTGSDLDLPSKTLKAGVNGVPGGENMLVKDCGSVRYLTIRECARVQTFPDNYSFHEIWSRAVRQLGNAVPMKIATILGMSLKKALISRT encoded by the coding sequence ATGAAATCTTTAGAATTATTTTCTGGCGTAGGAGGTATGGCGCTAGGTTTAGAAGCAGCGGGCTTCAAGCATTTAGACTTAGTTGAGTCTGACGAATTTTGTGTAGCTACGTTAAATCGCAACATCAGAAAGGGGCTTTTACTTTCAAATGGAATGGCTGCCAGTTGTGTTGATATTCACGATTACGATTTTCGTCCACTCGAAGATCAATTGTGGTTACTCTCAGGAGGCCCGCCGTGCCAGCCCTTCTCACTAGGTGGAAGCCATAGAGCAGCATTAGACCCTCGCAATATGTTTCCACAAGCTCTGCGCGCAGTTCGCGAAGCAAGGCCCAAGGCATTCCTTTTTGAGAATGTTCCTGGTCTACTTCGTCCAAGATTTCGAAACTATTTTGAGTATCTGAGATTATGTCTTTCATTTCCAGAAATCTCAGAACTCGTCGGTGAAACTTGGGAAGAACATCACCGTCGACTTGAACGCTATCAGACTAGCTCGGTTGGATCGGGGTGCGGTTATCGTGTCATTTCACAACTGATCAATGTAGCTGACTTTGGTGTTCCACAGAGGAGATCAAGAGTATTCCTAGTTGGGATACGCGATGATTTGAAGATTGGCTGGAGCTTCCCATCTCCGACACACTCGCATGCAGCCCTAAATATCCATAAATTATCCGGGGAATATTACGACCGGCATAGAATAAAACCTCCAGAGATGGATGCTAATCAACTGATACGGCAGGAAAACAAATTTTTGGATCCAGAGCTTTTGCCATGGGTAACTTTGCGGGACGCACTCTCCGATTTACCAGATCCAGAAATGCCGGGCGAAAATAATCACATTGAGGGTCATGAGTTCAAACCTGGTGCGCGAATTTACAAAGGACATACAGGCAGCGATCTCGATCTGCCATCAAAAACATTGAAAGCCGGCGTAAATGGTGTTCCGGGTGGAGAAAATATGCTGGTGAAAGATTGTGGGTCGGTTCGATATCTGACTATACGGGAATGTGCTCGCGTCCAGACATTTCCAGATAACTATTCGTTTCATGAGATATGGAGTAGAGCGGTTCGCCAACTCGGAAACGCGGTCCCAATGAAAATCGCCACGATTCTGGGAATGAGTCTCAAAAAGGCTCTGATTTCTCGCACATAA
- a CDS encoding lipocalin-like domain-containing protein: MNAKIRIALPLLIVPLWLALLWSAAPFGQAFGQGFAGLGGDSEGFAEVTPGKIFSFPQDHGAHPDFRIEWWYVTANLSDTAGNPYGIQWTLFRRALTPGSQQSGWNRQQLWLGHAALSAKGRHLSAEIAARGGTGQAGITTAPFAAWIDDWSLTSIAKQSPAAGAPGPDAFSEMRLTASDEAFSYDLTLATDKNLIFHGESGFSRKSDIGQSEGSQSGADQASYYYSQPFFTVSGTVSLDGKDIKVSGKAWLDREWSSQPLAASQTGWDWFSLHFDSGEKLMLFRLRDKEADNYTSGTWISPDGSATALTPDDIIMTPLQTARIAGRDVPVRWRLEVPGKGVEIETAALNADSWMLTSIPYWEGPVQVSGSHDGVGYLEMTGYAVGE; the protein is encoded by the coding sequence ATGAACGCTAAAATCCGCATCGCCCTGCCATTACTGATCGTTCCCTTGTGGCTTGCGCTGCTGTGGAGCGCCGCCCCCTTTGGCCAGGCCTTCGGCCAGGGCTTTGCCGGACTTGGCGGCGACAGCGAAGGCTTTGCAGAGGTGACGCCCGGCAAGATTTTTTCATTTCCGCAGGATCATGGTGCCCACCCGGATTTCCGCATTGAATGGTGGTATGTCACCGCCAATCTGAGCGATACGGCGGGCAATCCCTATGGCATTCAGTGGACCCTGTTCCGCCGGGCGCTGACGCCCGGATCGCAGCAAAGCGGCTGGAACCGGCAGCAATTATGGCTCGGCCATGCCGCCCTGTCGGCCAAGGGCCGCCATCTCAGCGCCGAAATTGCCGCGCGTGGCGGCACCGGCCAGGCCGGAATCACCACCGCGCCGTTTGCCGCCTGGATCGATGACTGGTCGCTGACCTCCATCGCCAAACAATCACCCGCGGCAGGCGCACCCGGCCCGGATGCGTTTTCTGAAATGCGCCTGACAGCATCCGATGAGGCCTTCAGTTATGATCTGACCCTCGCCACCGACAAAAATCTGATTTTTCACGGCGAGTCCGGCTTTAGCCGCAAGTCGGATATTGGCCAATCTGAAGGGAGCCAATCTGGCGCGGATCAGGCCTCGTATTATTACAGCCAGCCGTTTTTCACTGTCTCCGGCACTGTGTCGCTCGATGGCAAAGACATAAAGGTTTCCGGTAAGGCGTGGCTTGACCGCGAATGGAGCAGCCAGCCGCTTGCTGCCAGCCAGACCGGTTGGGACTGGTTTTCGCTGCATTTCGACAGCGGCGAGAAACTGATGCTGTTCCGCCTGCGCGACAAAGAGGCCGACAATTACACCTCCGGCACCTGGATTTCCCCAGACGGCAGCGCCACTGCCCTGACGCCAGACGACATCATCATGACCCCGCTGCAAACCGCCCGCATTGCAGGCCGCGACGTACCTGTCCGCTGGCGGCTGGAAGTGCCCGGCAAAGGGGTGGAAATCGAGACCGCAGCGCTGAACGCCGACAGCTGGATGCTGACGTCGATTCCGTATTGGGAAGGGCCAGTGCAGGTCAGCGGCAGCCATGACGGTGTGGGGTATCTGGAGATGACAGGGTATGCGGTGGGGGAGTGA
- a CDS encoding ABC transporter permease translates to MTQITTFFWTFRVLLSFWRRNRLSFITLIVGLGVATALWSGVQAINAEARASYRSAAATLGGDQFRSLLPVAGNSVSEGLFVTLRRAGWRVSPVVEGTVRINGAHIRLIGIDPVSLPNAEVSQNRWLMAFANRNADLEAFLTPPFKAFAHPATLASLDPDKSGSVTIEGAGALPPLAALESLPPGTIMTDIGVAQRLLGLQGRISRLIVDDRQKADEKTLGPLIEGQLRLEQPAASSALESLTDSFHLNLTAFGFLSFVVGLFIVNSAVGLAFESRRHMVRTLRACGVPARLLALALMLELALLSFLAGALGVVAGYLIASALLPDVSASLEGLYGAQVSGQLTLQWHWWLSGLAIAMLGAFFAAGASLAKLVRMPILANAHPFAWRQVNQRKRKWQLAVAAGFALTALAAFALGGSLIAGFVLMGAVLLSAALVLPSVLAAILAGFEARADHPLRQWFWADSNQHMSGLSLALMALLLALSINIGVGTMVQSFRTTFLAWLDQRLTAEIYLNADTPQQSDAVLAYLADAPGVSAILPIWNVETRYRDWPVEVFGFRDHPTYRDNWPLLAQTKAVWPDVAAGKGVLINEQMARKFGLGLNDEVQLASESGPLTTQVLGIFSDYGNPAGQVMMAVERLVELWPSVQKTRFGLRVAPQQKARILAELEQRFDFREGALIDQEALKNVSKSVFERTFAVTLALNALTLAVAGIAMLTSLLGLSQARLPQLAPIWALGITRRKLALIELAKTVALALLTSLLAIPLGLLVAWILLAIINVEAFGWRLPMLLFPLDWLRLLALSVFTALLASAYPAVKLRRMPPAELLKVFANER, encoded by the coding sequence TTGACACAGATCACCACCTTTTTCTGGACCTTTCGCGTGCTGTTGAGTTTCTGGCGGCGCAACCGTCTGTCCTTCATCACGCTGATTGTCGGGCTGGGGGTTGCGACCGCGTTGTGGAGCGGCGTGCAGGCGATCAATGCGGAAGCACGGGCAAGCTACAGAAGCGCTGCCGCCACGCTTGGCGGCGATCAGTTCCGATCTTTGCTGCCAGTGGCCGGCAACAGCGTTTCCGAAGGTCTGTTTGTCACCCTGCGCCGCGCCGGATGGCGGGTCTCGCCGGTGGTCGAGGGCACGGTGCGGATCAACGGCGCCCATATCCGACTGATCGGCATTGACCCGGTCTCGCTGCCAAATGCGGAGGTCTCGCAGAACCGGTGGCTGATGGCGTTCGCCAACCGCAATGCCGATCTTGAGGCGTTTCTGACGCCGCCCTTCAAAGCCTTCGCCCATCCTGCCACTTTAGCCAGTCTCGACCCGGATAAGTCCGGCAGCGTTACGATTGAGGGGGCCGGAGCGCTGCCGCCGCTCGCCGCGCTTGAGAGCCTGCCGCCCGGAACCATCATGACGGATATCGGCGTTGCCCAGCGCCTGCTGGGATTGCAGGGCCGCATCAGCCGGCTGATTGTGGATGACCGGCAAAAGGCCGACGAAAAAACGCTTGGCCCGCTCATTGAAGGGCAGTTGCGGCTGGAACAACCCGCCGCCAGCTCGGCGCTGGAAAGCCTGACCGACAGCTTTCATCTGAACCTCACCGCCTTCGGCTTTCTGTCCTTTGTGGTCGGCCTGTTCATTGTCAATTCGGCGGTGGGTCTGGCGTTTGAAAGCCGCCGCCATATGGTGCGCACCCTGCGCGCCTGCGGCGTCCCGGCGCGGCTTCTGGCGCTGGCGCTGATGCTGGAACTGGCGCTGCTGTCGTTTCTCGCCGGGGCGCTGGGCGTGGTTGCCGGCTATCTGATTGCCTCAGCGCTGCTGCCCGACGTCTCGGCCAGCCTTGAAGGGCTGTATGGCGCGCAAGTCTCGGGCCAATTGACGCTGCAATGGCACTGGTGGCTGAGCGGACTGGCCATCGCCATGCTGGGGGCTTTCTTTGCTGCCGGGGCGAGCCTGGCAAAGCTGGTGCGCATGCCGATCCTGGCCAATGCCCACCCGTTTGCCTGGCGCCAGGTCAATCAGCGCAAGCGCAAATGGCAATTGGCGGTGGCTGCAGGCTTTGCGCTGACGGCACTGGCCGCCTTTGCCCTTGGCGGCTCGCTGATCGCCGGATTTGTGCTGATGGGCGCGGTGCTGCTGAGCGCAGCCCTTGTGCTGCCCAGTGTGCTGGCGGCGATACTGGCGGGTTTTGAAGCCAGGGCCGACCATCCGCTGCGGCAATGGTTCTGGGCCGACAGCAACCAGCATATGTCGGGCCTGTCACTGGCGCTGATGGCGCTGCTGCTGGCACTGTCGATCAATATCGGCGTCGGCACCATGGTGCAGAGTTTTCGCACCACCTTTCTGGCCTGGCTCGACCAGCGCCTGACCGCGGAGATTTATCTCAATGCCGACACGCCGCAGCAGAGTGACGCAGTGCTCGCCTATCTGGCGGATGCGCCGGGCGTCAGCGCAATTCTGCCGATCTGGAATGTTGAAACCCGCTACAGGGACTGGCCGGTTGAGGTGTTCGGCTTTCGCGATCATCCGACCTATCGCGATAATTGGCCCCTGCTGGCGCAGACCAAGGCGGTGTGGCCGGATGTCGCCGCTGGCAAGGGCGTGCTGATCAATGAACAGATGGCGCGGAAATTCGGCCTTGGTCTGAATGATGAAGTGCAGCTTGCCAGCGAGAGCGGGCCGCTGACGACGCAGGTTCTGGGCATTTTTTCAGATTACGGCAACCCGGCCGGACAGGTGATGATGGCGGTTGAGCGGCTGGTCGAGCTGTGGCCCTCGGTGCAGAAGACCCGCTTTGGCCTCAGGGTTGCGCCGCAGCAAAAAGCCCGCATTCTGGCAGAGCTTGAGCAGCGTTTTGACTTCCGCGAAGGCGCGCTGATCGATCAGGAGGCGTTGAAAAACGTCTCGAAATCCGTCTTTGAGCGGACTTTTGCCGTCACCCTGGCGCTGAATGCCCTGACCCTTGCGGTGGCCGGCATTGCCATGCTGACCAGCCTGCTTGGCCTGTCGCAGGCGCGGCTGCCGCAACTGGCACCGATATGGGCGCTGGGCATTACGCGCCGCAAGCTTGCGCTGATCGAACTGGCCAAAACCGTGGCGCTGGCGCTGCTGACCTCGCTGCTGGCAATCCCGCTTGGGCTGCTGGTGGCGTGGATATTGCTGGCCATCATCAATGTCGAAGCTTTTGGCTGGCGGCTGCCGATGCTGCTGTTTCCGCTGGACTGGCTGCGCCTGCTGGCGCTGTCGGTCTTCACCGCGCTGCTCGCCTCGGCCTATCCGGCGGTTAAACTGCGGCGGATGCCGCCCGCAGAGCTGTTAAAGGTGTTTGCAAATGAACGCTAA
- a CDS encoding ABC transporter ATP-binding protein, whose amino-acid sequence MLEVRHLRKSYSTPQGTSCVLEDVSLDLAGGGSLALMGESGSGKSTLMHLIGGLDTPDGGEILFNGTNVAALSDAGRADLRRNRLGVVFQQFNLIPSLNTGDNLAFQARIAGRADTSWLSHLADRLGLQSVLGHYPEQLSGGQQQRVAIGRTLAAKPELMLADEPTGNLDEATGDAVLELTLALVRDLGTSLLMVTHNARLAARLDRTVRLSGGRIAL is encoded by the coding sequence ATGCTTGAAGTCCGTCACCTGCGCAAATCCTACAGCACGCCTCAGGGCACCAGCTGCGTTCTGGAAGATGTCAGCCTCGATCTGGCGGGCGGCGGCAGTCTGGCGCTGATGGGCGAATCGGGCAGCGGCAAAAGCACCTTGATGCATCTGATCGGCGGTCTCGATACGCCCGACGGCGGCGAGATTCTGTTCAACGGCACCAATGTCGCCGCCCTGTCCGATGCCGGGCGGGCGGATTTGCGGCGCAACCGGCTGGGCGTGGTGTTTCAGCAGTTCAACCTCATTCCCAGCCTGAATACCGGCGATAATCTGGCGTTTCAGGCGCGCATTGCCGGCCGGGCGGATACGTCATGGCTGAGCCATCTGGCGGACAGGCTGGGCCTGCAGAGCGTGCTCGGCCATTATCCGGAGCAATTATCCGGTGGCCAGCAGCAGCGCGTCGCCATAGGCCGCACCCTCGCGGCCAAGCCGGAGCTGATGCTGGCCGATGAGCCGACCGGCAATCTGGACGAGGCCACCGGAGATGCGGTGCTGGAGCTGACGCTGGCGCTGGTCCGCGATCTGGGCACCAGCCTGCTGATGGTCACCCATAATGCCCGCCTTGCCGCCCGTCTGGACCGCACCGTCCGGCTCAGCGGAGGGCGCATCGCGCTTTGA